DNA sequence from the Acinonyx jubatus isolate Ajub_Pintada_27869175 chromosome A3, VMU_Ajub_asm_v1.0, whole genome shotgun sequence genome:
TCACAGGAAAGGGATTTGCATTACAGGGATTCCCacttagtttttcattttcttccaaaggTATTACACCTGCTTCTGTCGTAGCTGCCctaaggagaggggtgggggatggacctgacataggcagagagagacagacctcaCTGACCACAGCAAGGATGGAGACtgggcattttaaaaatcacttagcTAGTGaattgaaaatttctttttaggggcacctgggtggctccgtcagttaaacgtccaacttcagctcaggtcatgatctcatggttcgggagttcgagcctggagcctactttggatgctgtctctctctctctctctctctctctctctctctctctctctttctctctctctccccccccccccacttgtgcttgctctctctctcaaaagtaaataaacattaaaaaaaatttttttttaaatttcttttcattagcCAAGAAATGACCCCATAAAACAAAGCTTAAAAGGAATCAGAATGCGTAAGCAGCAAATAAATGTCAGGGCACCAAATGAACTCTGACCTCCCTTACTTTTCAGCCACTTGATTTTCATTGCTTCTGGCATTGTTTGGTCTTCCCAGTTTGCACAAAACCTATAGAATGCAGGTGTTAAATGCCAGATCAGAGAGCCTCCTGGGTAAGGGTGTCTTGCTATCCACCTAAGCACTGATCTCATGGGAGCTTTTGTGAGAAAAGAGGAGTTCAAGTGTGCAGAGCACTGAGCACAGTTTCCGGCATGGAGTAAGCACCGTAATTACATCAGTGGCCGATGCTGTCATTGTTCCATCAGCACCATTACAGGCTCATCATGCTGCCACCACTGCACCACCCCCGTCACTACTGACAGCTCCCCTGGGCCGCCTTCCTGCCAGCTGGAGCCTGCAGCCATGTTCCCCACTTCTCTTACCTGTCCCCTGCTCTGGCTGTCCTTCCCCTGGCAGTTGTGAATTGACTCTATACAGATGGACCCTAAAGTAACTTTCTCTGGCCTCTGCTATTCCTATCTCACTCAGGGTTCCTGGCCTTGTCAGTTCTCTGCCCAACAAGACTTAAATGTCCTTGAAGTTTTGGAATATTCAAATACCTATTCAGATAAATAGATGTCTCCACAGTGACCTTCTCAGGTGAGGAGTCCTGTGGCCTGAGACAGTTATGGTTTCTGAGCCACTTCCTCACTGTAAGATGGGTCAGTAGCAAGATCTGCTTCCAAAGGTGGCTGAGTGGATTCAGAAATGCATGTCACTTGCTCCTCACAGGAGTGCGTTCTAGACATGGTGGCAGCGGCTGCAGCAGGGAccctcccctttcccacctcGCCCTGGTTACCATCAACAGCATTGGCCTAACTGcttgtttatcttcatttccttccttagcTTGAAAACATACTTCAAGTTTTTTATCGTAAGAGATCCCTTCGAAAGGCTGATTTCTGCATTTAAGGATAAGTTTGTTCACAATCCCCGCTTTGAGCCTTGGTACAGGCATGAGATTGCCCCTGGCATCATTAGGAAATATAGGAGGAACCGGACAGAGACCAGGGGCATCCAGTTTGAAGATTTTGTACGTTACCTGGGTGATCCAAACCACAGATGGCTGGACCTTCAGTTTGGGGACCACATCATTCACTGGGTGACGTACGTTGAACTGTGTGCACCCTGTGAGATAAAGTACAGTGTGATCGGTCACCACGAGACCCTGGAGGATGATGCCCCATACATCTTAAAAGAAGCCGGCATAGACCACCTGGTATCTTACCCCACCATCCCTCCGGGCATTACCGTGTATAACAGAACCAAGGTGGAGCGTTACTTTCTGGGCATCAGCAAACGAGACATCCGGCGCCTGTATGCACGTTTTGAAGGGGACTTTAAGCTCTTTGGGTATCAGAAACCAGACTTTTTGCTAAACTAATGTGTAGAACTGTGAATTCACATCTTTGTTAGACCAGAGGCTAACCAGGTGGGAGATGTGGGCACAGAAATGACACGTCCTCCATTCCATTCCTA
Encoded proteins:
- the CHST10 gene encoding carbohydrate sulfotransferase 10 isoform X2, coding for MLGKVRRKPRQWEKPTGKVLSDSRLVQPLVYMERLELIRNVCRDEALKNLSHTAVSKFVLDRIFVCDKHKILFCQTPKVGNTQWKKVLIVLNGAFPSIEEIPENVVHDHEKNGLPRLSSFSDAEIQKRLKTYFKFFIVRDPFERLISAFKDKFVHNPRFEPWYRHEIAPGIIRKYRRNRTETRGIQFEDFVRYLGDPNHRWLDLQFGDHIIHWVTYVELCAPCEIKYSVIGHHETLEDDAPYILKEAGIDHLVSYPTIPPGITVYNRTKVERYFLGISKRDIRRLYARFEGDFKLFGYQKPDFLLN